The Deinococcus sp. Marseille-Q6407 genome has a window encoding:
- a CDS encoding lipid II:glycine glycyltransferase FemX: MSTPIQLIPATDPQAYNDVVAAMPLSSPLQGWGYGEARRVLGQQPERYLLRRGEETVGAVQLIRKRLVPGFSTLYAPRGPAILDTDLLPAFGQAVQAVRRPTDALLKIEPPLMIPANDDSHPIPGAFGPFERAATEQPEHTIIKHLGPSEKDLFSDLHSMARRNVRTAEKRGVITGRDTDFEGFWEIFTATNERAKLGSFPRAYYETMLREGNRYGGESYLVLARHEGRALAGGFFLALGDTTCYLYGGSVRDERPTADGSPRKDAKAPDSFYWNALLDAKAHGYRIFDFWGIPRELDESKHSYGVFKMKLKFSEERVWFPAYDLPLNAAAPVITKALRWRKTQNNLRKRGTAEDVL; encoded by the coding sequence GTGTCTACCCCGATTCAGCTGATTCCTGCCACCGACCCCCAGGCTTACAACGACGTTGTGGCCGCCATGCCTCTGAGCAGCCCCCTGCAGGGCTGGGGCTACGGCGAGGCCCGGCGGGTGCTGGGCCAGCAGCCCGAGCGTTACCTGCTGCGGCGCGGCGAGGAAACGGTGGGCGCGGTGCAGCTGATCCGCAAGCGGCTGGTGCCGGGCTTTTCCACCCTGTACGCGCCGCGTGGCCCAGCTATTCTGGACACTGACCTGCTGCCCGCTTTCGGCCAGGCCGTGCAGGCGGTGCGCCGCCCCACCGACGCCCTGCTCAAGATCGAGCCCCCGCTGATGATTCCGGCCAACGACGACAGCCACCCCATTCCGGGGGCCTTCGGTCCGTTCGAGCGGGCCGCCACCGAGCAGCCCGAACACACCATCATCAAACACCTGGGCCCCAGCGAGAAAGACCTGTTCTCCGACCTGCACTCGATGGCGCGCCGCAACGTGCGCACCGCTGAAAAGCGCGGCGTGATTACCGGCCGCGACACCGACTTCGAGGGCTTCTGGGAAATCTTTACCGCCACCAACGAGCGGGCCAAGTTGGGTTCTTTTCCCCGTGCCTACTACGAAACCATGCTGCGTGAGGGCAACCGCTACGGCGGCGAGAGTTATTTGGTGCTGGCCCGGCACGAGGGCCGCGCGCTGGCCGGCGGCTTCTTCCTGGCGCTGGGCGACACCACCTGCTACCTCTATGGCGGCAGCGTGCGCGACGAGCGCCCCACCGCCGACGGCTCGCCGCGCAAGGACGCCAAGGCGCCCGATTCCTTCTACTGGAACGCCCTGCTGGACGCCAAGGCTCACGGCTACCGCATCTTCGACTTCTGGGGCATTCCCCGCGAACTCGACGAATCTAAGCACTCTTACGGCGTGTTCAAGATGAAGCTGAAGTTCTCGGAAGAGCGGGTCTGGTTTCCTGCCTACGACCTGCCGCTCAACGCCGCTGCTCCGGTCATCACCAAGGCGCTGCGCTGGCGCAAGACCCAGAACAACCTGCGCAAGCGCGGCACCGCCGAAGACGTGCTGTGA
- a CDS encoding S8 family serine peptidase produces MNHRQRFAGFLGLSLLLASCGQQPAAHQPAPAPGKSAPAVQPGSDHVGQQLIVGLEPGSDVNQVLSTLNARLIDQSGPLSAILIEVPQDWTLEKAASLLRSVPGVTYAEPNYIATKPAEPESTATKPLGAQSLYGGMNDPEIGYQWFLRNMNAADAWKTTTGKGIRIGVADEDIDRHHPDLAANIAYPGYDAPNKVLITPETPHDGVGQHGTWVSGTAAAVGNNGIGGAGVAPGASIVPMTITHSGTGASYWDSANAFVWAVTGPDGKAPGEQGDSDTPAGHHGYVDVVNYSFGGDNYAQVLREGIQYVLQHGVVFVTSAGNTPTTGASSGAWVPGVISVAATTATDTRTTFSNRGSHLSVAAPGENIWVTGTRSRINDPSNNEYAYVNGTSFAGPATAGAAALILAAAADKNADGTVGRVNLTPAQVRHILEDTAYNPSGRYNTDLGYGIVRTDRAVQMALDDAPRKVVKGASLDMRFVAAENPKVGIPLVGVTMKGSERRPDQLLYGQSSSGAFAYPSGHASFYEIDAGQYQLFASGPRPILTNITPGSNVAQVRLNPGDTVHLGEQGTVRLDVRLPRDANEPNDTLEQAHAITYGAAVNAVLSEGDKDFYAFEGRGGEQAFIATQTTLGAPDTRLRVLDASGKELASNANFRADLKDSALTFRVPADGRYFIEVTDQANGGAFNKYLLTLTQWQGTAPEQNEGGKVDKDTFSGVNWSRAVKAAMGQSFDATVDPVGDIDAFRVSLKAGQHLVVDTLSYKKGEPDLLLGLFDANGKVLATNDDFVDQDSLITFEVPADGDYYVAASGYDGKGTGKYIISFAASQDAAE; encoded by the coding sequence ATGAATCACCGCCAGAGATTCGCTGGATTCCTGGGACTGTCGCTGCTGCTGGCCAGCTGCGGACAGCAACCGGCCGCCCACCAGCCGGCGCCCGCACCCGGCAAATCGGCCCCCGCCGTGCAGCCGGGCAGCGACCATGTCGGCCAGCAGCTGATTGTGGGCCTGGAGCCCGGCAGCGACGTGAACCAGGTTCTGAGCACGCTGAATGCCCGCCTGATTGACCAGAGCGGCCCGCTGAGTGCCATTCTGATCGAGGTGCCACAGGACTGGACCCTGGAAAAGGCCGCCAGCCTGCTGCGCTCGGTTCCGGGCGTCACCTACGCGGAACCCAACTACATCGCCACCAAGCCGGCCGAGCCGGAAAGTACGGCAACAAAGCCGCTGGGCGCGCAGAGCCTCTACGGCGGCATGAACGACCCTGAAATCGGCTACCAGTGGTTCCTGCGCAACATGAACGCCGCCGACGCCTGGAAAACCACCACCGGCAAAGGCATCCGCATCGGGGTGGCCGACGAGGATATTGACCGCCACCACCCTGACCTGGCGGCCAACATCGCTTACCCCGGCTATGACGCCCCCAACAAGGTCCTGATCACTCCCGAAACCCCCCACGACGGCGTGGGCCAGCACGGCACCTGGGTGTCCGGCACTGCCGCGGCGGTGGGCAACAACGGCATCGGCGGCGCGGGTGTGGCCCCGGGCGCCAGCATCGTGCCGATGACCATCACCCACAGCGGCACCGGCGCCTCCTACTGGGATTCGGCCAACGCTTTTGTCTGGGCCGTGACTGGCCCCGACGGCAAAGCCCCGGGCGAACAGGGCGACAGCGACACCCCGGCCGGCCACCACGGTTACGTGGACGTCGTGAACTATTCCTTTGGCGGCGACAACTACGCCCAGGTGCTGCGCGAAGGCATTCAGTACGTACTGCAGCACGGGGTGGTCTTCGTGACCTCGGCGGGCAACACCCCCACCACCGGCGCGTCCTCGGGAGCCTGGGTGCCCGGCGTCATCTCGGTGGCGGCCACCACGGCGACCGATACCCGCACTACTTTTTCCAACCGGGGCAGTCACCTCAGCGTAGCCGCGCCCGGTGAGAACATCTGGGTGACCGGCACCCGCAGCCGCATCAACGACCCCAGCAACAACGAATACGCCTACGTGAACGGCACCTCGTTCGCTGGCCCGGCCACAGCCGGTGCGGCCGCCCTGATTCTGGCCGCCGCCGCCGACAAGAACGCCGACGGCACGGTCGGCCGCGTGAACCTGACTCCGGCGCAGGTGCGCCACATTCTGGAAGACACCGCCTACAACCCCAGTGGCCGCTACAACACCGATCTGGGCTACGGCATCGTGCGGACCGACCGGGCTGTGCAGATGGCCCTGGACGACGCACCCCGCAAGGTGGTCAAGGGCGCCAGCCTGGACATGCGGTTCGTGGCGGCCGAGAACCCCAAAGTCGGTATTCCGCTGGTGGGCGTGACCATGAAAGGCTCGGAGCGCCGCCCGGATCAGCTGCTGTACGGGCAGTCGTCCTCGGGGGCTTTCGCATATCCCTCCGGACACGCCAGCTTCTACGAGATTGACGCCGGCCAGTACCAGCTGTTTGCCAGCGGGCCGCGCCCGATTCTGACCAATATCACCCCCGGCAGCAATGTGGCGCAGGTGCGCCTGAACCCCGGCGACACTGTTCACCTGGGCGAGCAAGGCACCGTGCGGCTGGACGTGCGGCTGCCGCGTGACGCCAACGAGCCCAACGATACGCTGGAACAGGCGCATGCCATCACTTACGGCGCGGCTGTCAACGCCGTGCTGAGTGAAGGCGACAAGGACTTCTACGCTTTCGAGGGCCGCGGCGGCGAGCAGGCCTTTATCGCCACCCAGACCACGCTGGGCGCACCCGACACGCGCCTGCGGGTGCTGGACGCCAGCGGCAAAGAACTGGCCAGCAACGCCAACTTCCGCGCCGACCTCAAAGATTCGGCGCTGACCTTCCGGGTGCCGGCAGACGGCCGCTACTTTATCGAAGTAACCGATCAGGCCAATGGCGGAGCGTTCAACAAGTACCTGCTGACGCTGACGCAGTGGCAGGGCACCGCGCCCGAACAGAACGAAGGCGGCAAGGTCGACAAAGATACTTTCAGCGGCGTGAACTGGAGCCGGGCCGTGAAGGCGGCCATGGGCCAGAGTTTTGACGCCACGGTTGATCCGGTCGGCGACATCGACGCTTTCCGGGTCAGCCTGAAGGCCGGTCAGCACCTGGTGGTGGACACCCTGAGCTACAAGAAGGGCGAGCCCGACCTGCTGCTGGGCCTGTTCGACGCCAATGGCAAGGTCCTGGCCACCAACGACGACTTCGTCGACCAAGATTCGCTGATCACTTTTGAAGTCCCCGCCGACGGCGATTACTATGTCGCGGCCAGTGGTTACGACGGCAAGGGCACAGGCAAGTACATCATCAGCTTTGCCGCAAGTCAGGACGCCGCCGAGTAA
- a CDS encoding carboxypeptidase-like regulatory domain-containing protein, giving the protein MMTLSGSVAEGRAQQAVAGATVTVKGGGSAQTDASGHFTVSAPKGLAEVNISKPGYASTRVAGLNTAETTEIDEILRPVFDQTATTAAPSMSLSVLRGDPANPKNWEPLKPGQPLETYGEDITIGVTVQAASPETNTFKTGIATLEVPGGTSGYLNAGLTRTLFGNPRDGTTSFSFKASDLALYQGKVNLHVVAYDLNNNRVHLIQPLNVLSAKNIKPAVAPEKVSPYAVTFADNLTFGPQSLQPAAREALMAQLSGLQAGVLGREDLTPLAAPEGASLWVDVRFSYPSKDLPRAFELWRSFDNLNFTKVFSSAPKQVAQGGDRFMMRDTSPQLAAGREVFYKVRAVSDAADGAAAESEAGSTTPLSRYSVQLVSPAQAQTGVSLTPTFTWTSQGASDVTRSSVIVLDRVQAEGYTRAWTSKSVVNQQSAVYNFDGAASQPQLQPNHAYEWQLASITTNKAGNAVAIAADYFNVYGLYAAKSGPVNEFVTGGGQ; this is encoded by the coding sequence ATGATGACCCTGTCCGGGTCGGTGGCCGAGGGCCGCGCCCAGCAGGCGGTGGCCGGTGCTACCGTAACCGTCAAGGGGGGCGGCAGCGCCCAGACCGACGCCAGTGGTCACTTCACGGTCAGCGCACCCAAAGGGCTGGCCGAAGTCAACATCAGTAAGCCGGGATACGCCAGTACCCGCGTGGCAGGGCTAAACACAGCCGAAACCACCGAAATTGACGAAATCCTGCGGCCGGTGTTTGATCAGACGGCCACCACGGCAGCGCCGAGCATGAGCCTGAGTGTGCTGCGGGGTGACCCCGCCAACCCCAAAAACTGGGAACCGCTGAAGCCTGGGCAGCCTCTGGAGACTTACGGTGAGGACATCACCATCGGCGTTACCGTTCAGGCAGCCAGCCCGGAAACCAACACTTTCAAGACCGGCATCGCCACTCTGGAAGTGCCCGGCGGCACCAGCGGCTACCTGAATGCTGGCCTGACCCGCACCTTGTTCGGCAATCCGCGCGACGGCACCACTTCCTTTAGCTTCAAGGCTTCGGATCTGGCGCTTTATCAGGGCAAGGTGAACCTGCATGTGGTGGCCTACGACCTGAACAACAACAGAGTTCACCTGATTCAGCCGCTGAACGTGCTTTCGGCCAAGAACATCAAGCCGGCGGTGGCCCCCGAAAAGGTCAGCCCCTACGCGGTCACGTTTGCCGACAACCTGACTTTTGGTCCACAGAGCCTGCAGCCTGCCGCCCGCGAAGCCCTGATGGCGCAGCTGAGCGGCCTGCAAGCCGGCGTTCTGGGCCGTGAGGATCTGACGCCTCTGGCCGCGCCCGAAGGCGCTTCGCTGTGGGTGGATGTGCGCTTCAGCTATCCCAGCAAGGATCTGCCGCGCGCTTTCGAGCTGTGGCGGTCGTTTGACAACCTGAACTTTACCAAGGTGTTCTCGTCAGCACCAAAGCAGGTGGCCCAGGGCGGCGACCGGTTCATGATGCGCGATACCAGTCCGCAGCTGGCCGCCGGCCGGGAAGTGTTCTACAAGGTACGTGCCGTCAGTGATGCGGCAGACGGTGCAGCCGCCGAATCCGAAGCGGGCAGCACCACCCCGCTGAGCCGCTATAGCGTGCAGCTGGTCTCGCCAGCCCAGGCACAGACCGGCGTCAGCCTGACCCCCACCTTTACCTGGACCAGTCAGGGCGCCAGTGATGTCACCCGGAGCAGCGTTATCGTGCTGGACCGCGTGCAGGCTGAAGGCTACACCAGAGCCTGGACCAGCAAAAGCGTCGTGAACCAGCAAAGTGCGGTGTACAACTTCGACGGCGCAGCCAGCCAGCCGCAGCTGCAGCCCAACCACGCCTATGAATGGCAGCTGGCTTCAATCACCACCAATAAGGCTGGCAACGCCGTCGCTATCGCCGCTGATTACTTCAACGTATACGGCCTCTATGCCGCCAAATCAGGACCGGTGAACGAATTCGTGACCGGAGGAGGACAATGA
- the cas5 gene encoding CRISPR-associated protein Cas5 has product MPPFRLRLAVRLAAWRLPFSNNRALSEPSPSPTGINSPLKV; this is encoded by the coding sequence GTGCCGCCATTCAGGCTGAGGCTGGCGGTCAGATTGGCCGCGTGGCGGTTGCCTTTTTCAAACAACCGGGCACTCAGTGAACCGTCGCCCTCACCCACCGGAATAAATTCGCCGCTGAAGGTATAG
- the miaB gene encoding tRNA (N6-isopentenyl adenosine(37)-C2)-methylthiotransferase MiaB, translating to MKAHVVTYGCQMNEYDTHLVQSQLVSLGADLVEDMDSADFVLLNTCAVRGKPVDKVRSVLGELRKAKQRRPLVVGMMGCLAQLEEGQQIARKFEVDILLGPGSLLDIGKAMESNERFWALNFRDDLHEHIPPAPQGKLQAHLTIMRGCDHHCTYCIVPTTRGPQVSRSPDDILRELDMQLAAGVREVTLLGQNVNAYGVDQGARLAGYPSFADLLRLVGQSGIERIKFTTSHPMNFTEDVAQAMAETPAVCEFIHLPVQSGSDRVLRRMAREYNREKYLTHIAQIRKHMPDAVLYTDIIVGFPGETEEDFQQTLNLYDEVGYDSAYMFIYSARPGTPSYKHFTDLPREVKTERLQRLIAKQKDWSMRKFAAKVGTVQEVLVRGDAHTPGFLEGHTRGQHPTVVPKAVGADGAGIYQVKIDHATPHMLYGKIVDAQGRPLEELPQWTPEAAALSTPLQMI from the coding sequence ATGAAAGCACATGTCGTTACGTACGGCTGCCAGATGAACGAGTACGACACCCACCTGGTGCAGTCACAGCTCGTCAGCCTGGGCGCCGATCTGGTTGAAGATATGGACAGCGCCGATTTCGTGCTGCTGAACACCTGCGCGGTGCGCGGCAAGCCGGTGGATAAGGTCCGCAGCGTGCTGGGCGAGCTGCGCAAGGCCAAGCAGCGCCGCCCGCTGGTGGTGGGCATGATGGGTTGCCTGGCCCAGCTGGAAGAAGGCCAGCAGATTGCCCGCAAGTTCGAGGTGGATATTCTGCTGGGCCCCGGCAGCCTGCTGGACATCGGCAAGGCGATGGAGAGCAACGAGCGTTTCTGGGCGCTGAACTTCCGCGACGACCTTCACGAGCATATTCCCCCGGCGCCGCAGGGCAAGTTGCAGGCTCACCTCACCATCATGCGTGGCTGTGACCACCACTGCACCTACTGCATCGTGCCCACCACCCGTGGCCCGCAGGTCAGCCGCTCGCCCGACGACATCCTGCGCGAGCTGGATATGCAGCTGGCGGCCGGCGTGCGTGAAGTGACGCTGCTGGGCCAGAACGTGAACGCTTACGGTGTGGACCAGGGCGCCCGCCTGGCCGGCTACCCCAGCTTTGCCGACCTGCTGCGGCTGGTGGGGCAGAGCGGGATTGAGCGCATCAAGTTCACCACCTCGCATCCCATGAATTTCACCGAGGACGTGGCCCAGGCGATGGCGGAAACCCCGGCTGTGTGCGAGTTTATTCACCTGCCGGTGCAGAGCGGCTCCGACCGGGTGCTGCGGCGAATGGCCCGCGAGTACAACCGCGAGAAGTACCTCACCCACATTGCCCAGATTCGTAAGCACATGCCCGATGCCGTGCTCTACACCGACATCATCGTGGGCTTTCCCGGCGAAACCGAGGAAGATTTCCAGCAGACCCTGAACCTCTACGACGAGGTGGGCTACGACAGTGCCTATATGTTCATCTATTCGGCCCGCCCCGGCACCCCCAGCTACAAGCACTTCACCGACCTGCCGCGCGAGGTCAAGACCGAGCGGCTGCAGCGCCTGATTGCCAAGCAGAAGGACTGGAGCATGCGCAAGTTCGCCGCCAAAGTGGGCACCGTGCAGGAAGTGCTGGTCCGCGGCGACGCCCACACCCCCGGTTTCCTGGAAGGCCACACCCGCGGCCAGCACCCCACCGTGGTGCCCAAAGCGGTGGGCGCTGACGGCGCTGGCATCTATCAGGTCAAGATTGACCATGCCACGCCACATATGCTGTACGGCAAGATTGTGGACGCTCAGGGCCGGCCGCTGGAGGAATTGCCCCAGTGGACCCCTGAAGCGGCGGCCCTGAGCACCCCTTTGCAGATGATCTGA